In one Thermanaerovibrio velox DSM 12556 genomic region, the following are encoded:
- the trpB gene encoding tryptophan synthase subunit beta, producing the protein MRQMSQAEGKRVLGDGYFGRYGGAFVDSAVAERLSELEGAFQEALGDPEFEREYRELLRHYVGRPSALTRCLNLSSLSPKGARMYLKREDLNHTGAHKINNALGQGLLARRMGKDRIIAETGAGMHGTACATVAALLGLQCTVFMGEQDVKKQAPNVARMRALGAQVVSVSQGAGTLKEAVDAALDRYVSDPGAFYLLGSVVGPHPYPTMVRHFQSIIGEEAREQFLQVEGCLPSHAIACVGGGSNAMGLFSGFLGDPSVQLVAVEPAGLGLHTDKHAASLLKGREAVIHGFRTYVLTDHDGSPAEVHSVSSGLDYPGVGPELAHLKDLGRIRCESVTDREALEAFLTLSRTEGIIPALESSHAVAYALKLLPTLNEDQAILVNLSGRGDKDLDTVMRELRL; encoded by the coding sequence ATGAGACAGATGAGCCAGGCGGAGGGCAAGAGGGTTTTGGGAGACGGATACTTCGGCCGTTACGGCGGGGCCTTCGTGGACTCGGCGGTGGCGGAGAGGCTTTCCGAGCTGGAAGGGGCGTTCCAAGAGGCATTGGGGGATCCGGAGTTTGAGAGGGAGTACCGGGAGCTGCTAAGGCACTACGTGGGGCGTCCCTCCGCCCTAACACGGTGTTTGAACCTGTCCAGCCTGTCCCCCAAGGGGGCCAGGATGTACCTCAAGCGGGAGGACCTGAACCACACGGGGGCCCACAAGATAAACAACGCCCTGGGTCAGGGGCTTCTGGCCAGGCGGATGGGCAAGGACAGGATAATAGCCGAGACCGGGGCGGGGATGCACGGCACCGCTTGCGCCACCGTGGCGGCCCTCTTGGGGCTTCAGTGCACGGTCTTCATGGGGGAACAGGACGTTAAGAAGCAGGCCCCGAACGTGGCCCGCATGAGGGCATTGGGGGCACAGGTGGTGAGCGTCTCCCAAGGGGCGGGCACCCTCAAGGAGGCGGTGGACGCCGCCCTGGACCGCTACGTGTCGGACCCCGGGGCGTTTTACCTATTGGGATCCGTGGTGGGCCCCCATCCATACCCCACCATGGTGAGGCACTTCCAGTCGATCATAGGAGAAGAGGCAAGGGAGCAGTTCCTCCAGGTGGAGGGCTGTCTTCCCAGCCACGCCATAGCCTGCGTGGGGGGAGGCAGCAACGCCATGGGACTCTTCAGCGGCTTTCTCGGCGACCCGTCGGTGCAGCTCGTGGCGGTGGAGCCCGCGGGGCTGGGGCTCCACACGGATAAACACGCCGCCTCGCTGCTCAAAGGCCGGGAGGCGGTGATCCACGGCTTCAGGACCTACGTGCTCACCGACCATGACGGCAGCCCCGCGGAGGTTCACAGCGTGTCCTCCGGGCTGGACTACCCTGGCGTGGGACCCGAGCTGGCACACCTGAAGGACCTGGGAAGGATCCGCTGCGAAAGCGTGACCGACCGGGAGGCCCTGGAGGCCTTCCTCACCCTATCCAGGACCGAGGGCATAATACCCGCCCTGGAGAGCTCCCACGCGGTGGCGTACGCCTTAAAGCTCCTCCCAACCCTCAACGAAGACCAAGCGATCCTGGTCAACCTCTCCGGCCGGGGGGATAAGGACCTCGACACCGTCATGAGGGAGCTTAGGCTCTAG
- the nadA gene encoding quinolinate synthase NadA, producing the protein MKSLKLKKSKRRPEEMDLNEVRSEILRLKEAKGAVILAHNYQIPEVQDVADLVGDSFQLSRAAAGTDHRMIVFCGVKFMAESAKILSPDKKVLLPEPQAGCPMADMVTPEDLRRMKDEHPGVPVVCYVNTSAEVKGECHICCTSSNAPKVVRSLNSKEVIFAPDRNLARFVQRAVPEVRVIPWDGFCPTHERIDPDQVLSALAEHPSALFMAHPECQEEVVKMAHFVGSTSQMLDFAASSSTSEFIVGTEEGMLHGLKKRCPHKTFYTISPAPVCPNMKRTTLHSILRSLQEETHEIILPRDTIDRARASLERMLEVI; encoded by the coding sequence ATCAAAAGCCTCAAACTCAAAAAATCCAAAAGGAGACCGGAGGAAATGGATCTCAACGAAGTAAGGTCCGAGATCCTTCGCCTCAAGGAGGCGAAGGGGGCCGTAATCCTGGCCCACAACTATCAGATCCCGGAGGTGCAGGACGTGGCGGACCTGGTGGGGGACTCCTTCCAGCTGAGCCGCGCTGCCGCTGGTACGGATCACCGAATGATCGTGTTCTGCGGCGTCAAATTCATGGCGGAGAGCGCGAAGATCCTCTCGCCGGACAAGAAGGTCCTGCTGCCGGAACCCCAGGCGGGGTGCCCCATGGCGGACATGGTGACACCGGAGGACCTAAGGCGCATGAAGGACGAACACCCGGGCGTGCCGGTGGTCTGCTACGTCAACACCTCTGCGGAGGTCAAGGGGGAGTGCCACATATGCTGCACCTCCTCCAACGCCCCAAAGGTGGTGCGATCCCTTAACTCAAAGGAGGTTATCTTCGCCCCGGACCGCAACCTGGCCCGCTTCGTCCAGCGGGCGGTGCCGGAGGTGCGCGTAATCCCCTGGGACGGCTTCTGCCCCACCCACGAGCGCATAGACCCGGATCAGGTCCTCTCCGCCCTGGCGGAGCACCCCTCCGCCCTCTTCATGGCCCACCCGGAGTGCCAGGAGGAGGTGGTGAAGATGGCCCACTTCGTGGGCAGCACCTCCCAGATGTTGGACTTCGCGGCCTCCTCGAGCACCTCGGAGTTCATAGTGGGCACCGAGGAGGGGATGCTGCACGGGCTTAAAAAACGATGCCCCCACAAGACCTTCTACACCATCTCCCCCGCCCCGGTGTGCCCCAACATGAAGCGCACCACCCTCCACTCCATCCTGCGCTCCCTGCAGGAGGAAACCCACGAGATCATCCTTCCCCGGGACACGATAGACCGTGCCAGGGCCTCGCTGGAGAGGATGCTGGAGGTGATATAA
- a CDS encoding YbjN domain-containing protein, producing MRKTSYPLILVLALLVSAGTVLTPNIALAGGNAQDSVVNRITTKELVKILKEDGYSADLDKDGDIIWKLEGYNALVLTPNDNSIEFYIAFAESKATMARINDWNMNRRYSRSYMDQKKQACLELDLDLEGGVTRDRIRDFLKTCRESFVTWYKEVLM from the coding sequence GTGAGAAAGACCAGTTACCCGCTCATCTTGGTCCTGGCGCTGTTGGTTTCCGCAGGCACAGTCCTTACCCCTAACATAGCCTTGGCAGGGGGCAACGCCCAGGACAGCGTGGTTAACCGAATAACCACTAAGGAGCTGGTCAAGATCCTAAAGGAGGACGGGTACTCCGCGGACCTGGACAAGGACGGGGACATCATATGGAAGCTGGAGGGCTACAACGCCCTGGTGCTCACCCCGAACGACAACAGCATAGAGTTCTACATAGCCTTCGCGGAGAGCAAGGCCACCATGGCGAGGATAAACGATTGGAACATGAACCGCCGGTACTCCAGGAGCTACATGGACCAGAAGAAGCAAGCCTGCCTTGAGCTTGATCTAGACCTGGAAGGCGGGGTGACCCGGGACCGCATAAGGGACTTCCTCAAGACCTGCAGGGAGTCCTTCGTCACGTGGTACAAGGAGGTGCTGATGTGA
- the nadB gene encoding L-aspartate oxidase, with protein sequence MRYLTSFAGEPSDHNRFDVIVIGAGVGGLFAALNLPHSMKTAVVMSALPKDTNSGLAQGGIAICQGPEDQESHVEDTLEAGCRHNDPEAVRVMVKESPDIAQDLMALGVEFDRNPDGSLKLTREGGHSKNRILHTKDSTGAEIVRALAKAARGRDNLTFFDNAFAVDIITDQFGSAGVLAVLGGATRCLFARHLVVATGGIGRLYERTTNMRYSSGDGIAMAIRAGASVLDMEFVQFHPTGLYSPSSQQSFLISEAVRGEGGILRSPKGEPFMRDEHPLKDLAPRDIVARAVTRQMLKHNSPFVYLDVTHLGGDFLRTRFPNIYHRCLEEGLDIARDWIPVRPVAHYLMGGISTDLWGRSSVEGLYACGEAARTGVHGANRLASNSLLEALVFAKRIARVIPDTPRPGLLPSYAGEPRHRGAEFPWDPTEAMERIRRIMTERAFVIRTAEGLRKAREELGEMLSSAGGADLSSIDHFEVINMIQVALSVVNGALSRPSSLGSHWIEG encoded by the coding sequence TTGAGATACCTCACATCCTTCGCAGGGGAACCCTCGGACCACAACCGCTTCGACGTCATCGTGATAGGAGCCGGGGTTGGAGGGCTCTTCGCAGCCCTGAACCTGCCCCACTCCATGAAAACCGCGGTGGTTATGAGCGCCCTGCCCAAGGACACCAACAGCGGCCTAGCCCAAGGGGGCATAGCCATATGCCAGGGACCTGAGGACCAGGAGTCCCACGTGGAGGACACCTTGGAGGCGGGATGCCGCCACAACGACCCCGAAGCGGTCAGGGTCATGGTCAAAGAAAGCCCAGACATCGCCCAGGACCTTATGGCCTTGGGGGTGGAGTTCGACCGGAACCCCGATGGGTCCTTGAAGCTAACCCGGGAGGGGGGACACTCCAAGAACCGCATACTCCACACCAAGGACTCCACAGGGGCGGAGATCGTACGAGCCCTGGCCAAGGCGGCGAGGGGGCGAGATAACCTCACCTTCTTCGACAACGCCTTCGCGGTGGACATAATAACCGACCAATTCGGATCCGCCGGGGTGCTGGCCGTGCTCGGGGGGGCCACCAGGTGCCTGTTCGCCAGGCACCTGGTGGTGGCCACCGGCGGCATAGGCAGGCTCTACGAGCGCACCACCAACATGCGCTACTCCTCCGGGGACGGGATCGCCATGGCCATTAGGGCCGGGGCCTCCGTCTTGGACATGGAGTTCGTCCAGTTCCACCCCACGGGGCTCTACTCCCCCTCCTCCCAGCAGAGCTTCCTCATATCCGAGGCGGTGCGGGGAGAGGGGGGCATCCTGCGCTCCCCAAAGGGGGAACCCTTCATGAGGGACGAACACCCCCTAAAAGACCTGGCCCCACGGGACATCGTGGCCCGGGCGGTGACCCGGCAGATGCTTAAACACAACTCCCCCTTCGTGTACCTGGACGTTACACACCTGGGAGGGGATTTCCTAAGGACCCGGTTCCCAAACATCTACCACCGGTGCCTGGAAGAGGGTTTGGACATAGCAAGGGACTGGATACCGGTGCGTCCCGTGGCCCACTACCTGATGGGTGGCATATCCACGGACCTTTGGGGCAGGAGCTCGGTGGAAGGGCTCTACGCCTGCGGGGAGGCCGCCAGGACCGGGGTCCACGGGGCAAACCGCCTGGCCAGCAACTCCCTCCTGGAGGCCTTGGTGTTCGCCAAACGGATAGCCCGGGTGATACCGGACACCCCAAGGCCTGGCCTACTTCCCTCTTACGCCGGGGAGCCCAGGCACCGGGGCGCGGAGTTCCCATGGGATCCAACGGAGGCCATGGAAAGGATACGGCGGATCATGACCGAACGGGCCTTCGTGATCCGCACCGCCGAAGGGCTTCGCAAGGCCCGGGAGGAACTGGGCGAGATGCTGAGCTCCGCGGGGGGGGCGGACCTATCATCAATTGACCACTTCGAGGTGATAAACATGATCCAGGTGGCCCTCTCGGTGGTGAACGGGGCCCTGAGTAGGCCCTCGTCCCTTGGAAGCCACTGGATTGAGGGGTGA
- a CDS encoding PTS fructose transporter subunit IIC, whose product MAKIVAVTSCPTGIAHTYMAAEALKLAAKEMGHEIKVETRGAGGADNLLTQEDISLADGVIIAADTKVEKDRFQGKRVLSVSTGEAIKDSKSLIERVLQEPVYQAAGTVGEAKSGFPAQKEKPAGPSGRGVYKHLMTGVSYMIPLVVAGGLSIAMSFAFGIKAFEQEGSLAWGLMKIGGGAAFALMVPVLSAYMAYSIADRPGLAPGFIGGMLASQIGSGFLGGIASGFIAGYSALFISQKVRLPKGLQGLMPVLVIPLLSSLITGFLMLYVVGTPVKALMDATTGALNGMSSSNAAVLGLLLGAMMAFDMGGPVNKAAYTFAVGLLGSGSFEPMAAVMAAGMTPPLGIALASMAFPRKFSEEEREAAKAAGVLGISFITEGAIPFAASDPIRVIPSIVAGSALAGAMSMGFHCTLRAPHGGIFVLPIPGAVGNLGMYALSIALGAGLTALMLGFLKPRRD is encoded by the coding sequence ATGGCTAAGATAGTGGCGGTAACCTCTTGCCCCACCGGCATAGCCCACACCTACATGGCGGCGGAGGCGTTAAAGCTGGCGGCGAAGGAGATGGGACACGAGATAAAGGTGGAGACCCGGGGGGCCGGAGGGGCGGACAACCTGCTCACCCAGGAGGACATATCCCTTGCGGACGGGGTGATCATAGCGGCGGACACCAAGGTTGAGAAGGACCGGTTCCAGGGCAAGCGGGTGCTGTCGGTGTCCACCGGGGAGGCCATAAAGGACTCCAAATCCCTGATAGAGCGGGTGCTCCAGGAGCCGGTCTATCAGGCCGCCGGGACCGTCGGGGAGGCGAAGAGCGGCTTTCCCGCCCAGAAGGAGAAACCCGCGGGTCCTTCCGGCAGGGGGGTCTACAAGCACCTGATGACCGGGGTTTCCTACATGATACCCCTGGTGGTGGCGGGGGGGCTGTCGATAGCCATGTCCTTTGCCTTCGGCATAAAGGCCTTTGAACAAGAGGGGTCCTTGGCATGGGGGCTGATGAAGATCGGCGGGGGAGCCGCTTTCGCCCTCATGGTGCCGGTGCTCTCCGCCTACATGGCCTACTCCATAGCGGACCGGCCGGGCCTTGCCCCGGGGTTCATAGGGGGCATGCTGGCAAGCCAGATAGGCTCCGGGTTCCTTGGAGGTATCGCCTCGGGCTTCATCGCGGGATACAGCGCCCTGTTCATATCCCAAAAGGTACGGCTGCCCAAGGGGCTGCAGGGGCTGATGCCGGTGCTGGTGATACCCCTTCTCTCCTCCCTCATAACCGGTTTCCTCATGCTCTACGTGGTGGGGACCCCGGTGAAGGCCCTCATGGACGCCACCACCGGGGCGTTAAATGGCATGAGCTCCTCCAACGCGGCGGTGTTGGGGCTGCTGCTAGGGGCCATGATGGCCTTCGACATGGGAGGCCCCGTGAACAAGGCGGCCTACACCTTCGCGGTGGGGCTTTTGGGCAGCGGTTCCTTCGAGCCCATGGCGGCGGTTATGGCGGCGGGCATGACCCCTCCGCTTGGGATAGCCCTGGCTTCCATGGCGTTCCCCCGCAAGTTCTCCGAGGAGGAGCGCGAGGCCGCCAAGGCGGCGGGGGTGCTGGGCATATCCTTCATAACCGAGGGAGCCATACCCTTCGCAGCGTCGGACCCCATAAGGGTCATACCCTCCATCGTGGCGGGTTCCGCCCTGGCGGGGGCCATGTCCATGGGGTTCCACTGCACCCTGCGGGCCCCTCACGGGGGGATCTTCGTGCTCCCCATACCCGGTGCGGTGGGGAACCTTGGGATGTACGCCCTCTCGATAGCCCTGGGGGCAGGGCTCACGGCCCTAATGCTGGGGTTTTTAAAGCCCCGGAGGGATTAG
- a CDS encoding transporter substrate-binding domain-containing protein, with protein MVKSLLRAVLLAQFVLFCVTVCPGIGAERVLVAAADPWPPYFNPRSQRLGMAAEIVREALRTQGYRVSFKVMPWDAAQRAVYEGKADMLIDAWFTKERQKKYLVSSPYAVSRIVFFKRKDSSFQYRGRESLTGLKVGLVKGYSYDEEFLSWDNYRRDYDVSFVPLALKVASRKLDLALNDRLVGMLEISEREPWLLEVLDTAETPLREATLHVMVSRNVKDGEKILKAFEKGLLEMKRSGQYRRILAAYGAEDGAVK; from the coding sequence ATGGTGAAGTCCCTGCTTAGGGCCGTTTTGCTGGCCCAGTTCGTCCTGTTTTGTGTCACGGTTTGCCCTGGCATCGGCGCGGAGAGGGTCCTTGTGGCGGCGGCGGATCCTTGGCCTCCCTACTTCAACCCCCGAAGCCAAAGGCTTGGCATGGCGGCGGAGATCGTGAGGGAGGCCCTGAGGACCCAGGGGTATCGGGTGTCGTTTAAGGTCATGCCGTGGGATGCCGCCCAGCGGGCGGTTTACGAGGGCAAGGCGGACATGCTCATAGACGCCTGGTTCACCAAGGAGAGGCAGAAGAAGTACCTGGTGAGCTCCCCTTACGCCGTAAGCCGCATAGTCTTCTTCAAGAGGAAGGACAGTTCCTTCCAGTACCGGGGGCGGGAGAGCCTCACGGGGCTTAAGGTGGGGCTCGTCAAGGGATACTCCTACGACGAGGAGTTCCTCTCCTGGGACAACTACCGGAGGGATTACGACGTGAGCTTCGTGCCCTTGGCGCTGAAGGTGGCGTCCCGAAAGCTGGACCTGGCCCTTAACGACCGTCTGGTGGGGATGCTCGAGATCTCCGAGCGGGAGCCGTGGCTTTTGGAGGTCCTTGATACTGCGGAGACGCCCCTGCGGGAGGCCACCCTTCACGTGATGGTCTCAAGGAACGTCAAGGACGGGGAAAAGATCCTGAAGGCCTTTGAGAAGGGGCTCTTGGAGATGAAGAGGAGCGGCCAGTACCGGAGGATACTGGCCGCGTACGGGGCGGAGGACGGGGCGGTCAAATGA
- a CDS encoding PTS sugar transporter subunit IIA — translation MIGELLTAGRILLDLEETGKELVLERLGETLLRDGIVTDLQGYLADVASREALGTTGVGHGVAIPHAKSSHVAQPGIAMGRTREGVEVGSMDGTKARIFFLIAVPQGEHGEHLKALSNIARLLMHDRFREGLLSASSPEEAHRLIVEMESQLD, via the coding sequence ATGATTGGGGAGCTGTTAACTGCCGGAAGGATCCTGCTTGACCTGGAGGAGACCGGGAAGGAGCTGGTCCTGGAACGTCTTGGGGAGACCCTGTTGAGGGACGGGATAGTCACGGACCTCCAGGGCTACCTTGCGGACGTTGCGTCCCGGGAGGCCTTAGGGACCACCGGGGTGGGACACGGGGTGGCAATACCCCACGCCAAGTCCTCCCACGTGGCGCAGCCTGGGATTGCCATGGGGAGGACCCGGGAGGGGGTGGAGGTGGGCTCCATGGACGGCACGAAGGCCAGGATATTCTTCCTCATCGCGGTACCCCAGGGGGAGCACGGGGAGCACCTCAAGGCCCTGTCCAACATAGCAAGGCTTCTGATGCACGATCGCTTCCGAGAGGGGCTGCTTTCCGCCTCATCCCCCGAGGAGGCCCACCGTTTGATAGTTGAGATGGAATCTCAGCTGGACTAG
- a CDS encoding iron-containing alcohol dehydrogenase, which yields MWEKNNSIYDVKEIRTRTTCYLGVGAIDKVDPIMEALSDMGHRRVLVVSGRSSYRTCWGKVLKAFEKHGVSYVHYDRITPNPTVDSVDEAAQMAREFGATAVVAIGGGSPIDSAKSAAILMEYPDKTARDLYELKFSPKKAAPVVAINLTHGTGTEVDRFAVVSIPEKEYKPAIAYDCIYPLFAIDDPSLMTGLPEDQTRYVSVDALNHVIEACTTVAASPYSILLAKETVRLIAKYLPKALRDPKDLEARYYLLYASMIAGVAFDNGLLHYTHALEHPLSAVKPELPHGLGLAMIVPGVVKNIYPARPEVLADVLSPIIPGLEGTPEEALGAAEALEEWLFSVGVTQKLSDQGFGEEHVSKLVHLAKTTPSLDTLLSLAPVTATDQVIEDIYRCSLKPLKASAAVRG from the coding sequence GTGTGGGAGAAGAACAACTCCATATACGACGTCAAGGAGATAAGGACCAGGACCACCTGCTACCTGGGGGTGGGAGCCATAGACAAGGTGGATCCCATAATGGAGGCCCTGTCCGACATGGGGCACCGGAGGGTTTTGGTGGTGTCCGGCAGATCGTCCTACAGGACCTGCTGGGGCAAGGTGCTCAAGGCCTTTGAGAAGCACGGCGTTTCCTACGTGCACTACGACCGCATAACCCCTAATCCAACGGTGGACTCGGTGGATGAGGCGGCCCAGATGGCCCGGGAGTTCGGGGCCACCGCGGTGGTGGCCATAGGGGGAGGCAGCCCCATAGACTCCGCCAAGAGCGCCGCCATACTGATGGAGTACCCCGACAAGACCGCCAGGGACCTGTATGAGCTCAAGTTCAGCCCCAAGAAGGCCGCCCCGGTGGTGGCCATCAACCTCACCCACGGGACCGGCACGGAGGTGGACCGTTTCGCGGTGGTGAGCATACCGGAGAAGGAGTACAAGCCCGCCATAGCCTACGACTGCATCTATCCCCTGTTCGCCATCGACGATCCTTCCCTCATGACCGGGCTTCCGGAGGATCAGACCCGGTACGTGTCCGTCGATGCCCTAAACCACGTCATAGAGGCCTGCACCACCGTGGCGGCGAGCCCTTACTCCATCCTGCTGGCCAAGGAGACCGTGAGGCTCATCGCCAAGTACCTGCCTAAGGCCCTTCGGGATCCCAAGGACCTGGAGGCCCGGTACTACCTGCTCTACGCCTCCATGATAGCCGGCGTGGCCTTTGACAACGGCCTTTTGCACTACACCCACGCCCTTGAGCATCCCCTGTCGGCGGTGAAGCCGGAGCTTCCCCACGGCCTTGGGCTTGCCATGATAGTCCCCGGGGTGGTCAAGAACATCTACCCCGCAAGGCCCGAGGTCTTGGCGGACGTGCTGTCCCCGATAATCCCGGGCCTCGAGGGTACCCCCGAGGAGGCCTTGGGGGCCGCGGAGGCCTTGGAGGAGTGGCTGTTCTCCGTGGGCGTGACCCAGAAGCTCTCCGACCAGGGCTTCGGTGAGGAGCACGTGTCCAAACTGGTGCACCTTGCCAAGACCACCCCGTCCCTTGACACCCTGCTGAGCCTCGCCCCGGTCACGGCCACGGACCAGGTCATAGAGGACATCTACAGGTGCTCCCTGAAACCCCTCAAGGCCTCCGCGGCCGTAAGGGGTTAG
- the nadC gene encoding carboxylating nicotinate-nucleotide diphosphorylase — MRPHYNWFEVDRIIRQALMEDMPNGDVSTACVVTGPVTARARLTAKAQGVVAGLDVAARVFSTLDRDVKIRFLAQDGDTVTPGEDLMEITGDGGAMLSAERTALNLLQRMSGIATAVRGFVDALSGFPVRITDTRKTAPGLRTLDKAAVLIGGGRNHRFSLSDGVMLKDNHIALAGGIEKAVRMARERIPHTMTIEVETKTLQQVEEALNSGADIIMLDNMSPEEMAQAVKLAKGRAIIEASGNMTVQRALQAAMAGVDVISVGSLTHSATALDISMNITEIMQGNP; from the coding sequence TTGAGACCGCATTACAACTGGTTTGAGGTTGATAGGATAATCCGGCAGGCCCTCATGGAGGACATGCCCAACGGGGACGTGAGCACCGCCTGCGTGGTGACCGGCCCGGTGACCGCAAGGGCGCGGCTCACCGCCAAGGCCCAGGGGGTGGTGGCGGGGCTCGATGTGGCCGCCCGGGTATTCTCAACCCTGGACCGGGACGTGAAGATCCGTTTCCTCGCGCAAGACGGGGACACCGTCACCCCCGGCGAGGACCTGATGGAGATAACAGGGGACGGGGGGGCCATGCTTTCCGCGGAGCGAACGGCGCTTAACCTGCTCCAGCGGATGAGCGGCATAGCCACCGCGGTGAGGGGCTTCGTAGACGCCCTCTCGGGCTTCCCGGTGCGCATAACGGACACCCGAAAGACCGCACCGGGCCTCAGGACCCTGGACAAGGCGGCGGTGCTCATCGGAGGAGGCCGGAACCACCGGTTCTCCCTGTCCGACGGGGTGATGCTTAAGGACAACCACATAGCCCTGGCAGGGGGGATCGAGAAAGCGGTCCGCATGGCGAGGGAACGGATACCCCACACCATGACCATAGAGGTGGAGACCAAGACCCTTCAGCAGGTGGAGGAGGCCCTCAATTCCGGGGCGGACATCATCATGCTGGACAACATGAGCCCCGAGGAGATGGCCCAGGCGGTCAAGCTGGCCAAGGGCAGGGCGATCATAGAGGCCTCGGGGAACATGACGGTCCAGCGGGCCCTTCAGGCCGCCATGGCAGGGGTGGACGTTATATCCGTGGGATCCCTCACCCACTCGGCAACCGCCCTGGACATAAGCATGAACATAACGGAAATAATGCAGGGGAACCCTTGA